From a single Theropithecus gelada isolate Dixy chromosome 10, Tgel_1.0, whole genome shotgun sequence genomic region:
- the CLDN5 gene encoding claudin-5: MGSAALEILGLVLCLVGWGGLILACGLPMWQVTAFLDHNIVTAQTTWKGLWMSCVVQSTGHMQCKVYDSVLALSTEVQAARALTVGAVLLAFVALFVTLAGAQCTTCVAPGPAKARVALTGGVLYLLCGLLALVPLCWFANIVVREFYDPSVPVSQKYELGAALYIGWAATALLMVGGGLLCCGAWVCTSRPDLSFPVKYSAPRRPTATGDYDKKNYV; this comes from the coding sequence ATGGGGTCCGCAGCGTTGGAGATCCTGGGCCTGGTGCTGTGCCTGGTGGGCTGGGGGGGTCTGATCCTGGCTTGCGGGCTGCCCATGTGGCAGGTGACTGCCTTCCTGGACCACAACATTGTGACGGCGCAGACCACCTGGAAGGGGCTGTGGATGTCATGCGTGGTGCAGAGCACGGGGCACATGCAGTGCAAGGTGTACGACTCGGTGCTGGCTCTGAGCACCGAGGTGCAGGCAGCGCGGGCGCTCACCGTGGGTGCCGTGCTGTTGGCGTTCGTTGCGCTCTTCGTGACCTTGGCGGGAGCGCAGTGCACCACCTGCGTGGCCCCGGGCCCGGCCAAGGCGCGTGTGGCCCTCACGGGAGGCGTGCTTTACCTGCTTTGCGGGCTGCTTGCGCTCGTGCCACTCTGCTGGTTCGCCAACATTGTCGTCCGCGAGTTCTACGATCCGTCTGTGCCCGTGTCGCAGAAGTACGAGCTGGGCGCAGCGCTGTATATCGGCTGGGCGGCCACCGCGCTGCTCATGGTAGGCGGTGGCCTCTTGTGCTGCGGCGCCTGGGTCTGCACCAGCCGTCCCGACCTCAGCTTCCCCGTGAAGTATTCGGCGCCGCGGCGGCCCACGGCCACCGGCGACTACGACAAGAAGAACTACGTCTGA